One window from the genome of Canis aureus isolate CA01 chromosome 18, VMU_Caureus_v.1.0, whole genome shotgun sequence encodes:
- the LOC144288960 gene encoding uncharacterized protein LOC144288960 — protein sequence MQKRSLKYIPRVISYNFRPCVVPKIANPRNHQGAHTNANTRGFIYKLELGSKYTQHSHSGVGTWTLREKTPMSSPALTTGNYTNCCPGDTPLSLASRQRAAPQKYETPNFSIHMWTSKDCALHCWGIC from the exons GTGATAAGCTATAACTTCAgaccttgtgttgtgcccaagattgcgaatccgagaaaccaccaaggagcccacaccaatgcaaacacacgagggtttatttacaagctcgagcttgggtccaagtatacccaacacagccacagcggagtagggacttggaccctgag GGAGAAGACGCCGATGTCCAGCCCAGCCTTGACCACTGGAAATTATACGAACTGTTGTCCAGGTGATACACCATTGAGTTTGGCATCCAGGCAAAGAGCTGCACCTCAG aaatatgaaACACCAAATTTTTCAATACATATGTGGACTTCAAAAGACTGTGCATTGCACTGTTGGGGAATATGCTGA